Proteins encoded within one genomic window of Humulus lupulus chromosome 1, drHumLupu1.1, whole genome shotgun sequence:
- the LOC133798629 gene encoding pseudouridine kinase isoform X2 produces MVLDIHATPLIPASPRTTTPGMINYVLGGVARNVAECMSKLGTKPFMISVLGLDMAGNMLLDHWKSAELSTEGILRQDDIKTAVVSNIFDANGEVAAGVASVEAIEKYLTPDWIQKFKRNIHSAPVIMVDANLDLSALEASCQIAALSKTPVWFEPVSVAKSQRIVSVAKYVTFVSPNEYELISMANALSGGSVFSYSSFESDNIESLLQRLKPAIWVLLKNGIKIVVVTLGSKGVLLCSKGGPSFMRVGHEGYEQDISRRKLYKTVALDCPKFIYDSTKSETLLFAIHFPGLPASVVRLTGAGDCLVGGTLSSICAGLDVMQSLAVGIAAAKAAVEAEANVPHVLNLAAIAGDARLVYSAAKVVCQESIL; encoded by the exons ATGGTATTGGACATTCATGCCACTCCTTTAATCCCCGCAAGTCCCAGGACCACTACTCCTGGAATG ATAAACTATGTATTGGGTGGTGTAGCAAGAAATGTTGCCGAGTGCATGTCAAAGCTTGGAACAAAACCTTTTATGATTAGTGTCTTGGGTCTTGACATGGCAG GAAATATGTTGCTGGATCACTGGAAATCTGCTGAGCTATCAACTGAAG GAATTCTGAGGCAGGACGATATCAAGACTGCTGTTGTAAGCAACATATTTGATGCTAATGGAGAGGTGGCAGCTGGTGTTGCAAGTGTGGAAGCTATT GAAAAGTATCTTACACCAGATTGGATCCAGAAATTCAAGCGCAATATACATTCTGCTCCTGTTATTATGGTTGATGCAAATCTGGATCTTTCAGCTCTAGAAGCTTCTTGCCAAA TAGCAGCATTATCAAAGACCCCAGTGTGGTTTGAGCCTGTATCAGTTGCAAAATCTCAAAGAATTGTGTCAGTTGCCAAGTAT GTAACTTTTGTTTCACCAAATGAATATGAACTTATTTCCATGGCAAATGCTTTATCTGGTGGAAGCGTGTTTTCTTACTCTTCATTTGAAAGTGACAACATAGAATCTTTACTCCAAAGGCTAAAACCTGCAATATGGGTACTGCTAAAAAATGGTATCAAAATTGTTGTTGTGACACTTGGCTCAAAAGGAGTGTTATTATGCTCTAAAGGAGGGCCAAGCTTTATGAGAGTTGGTCACGAAGGATACGAACAAGATATTTCTAGAAGAAAGTTATATAAGACCGTGGCTTTAGACTGTCCTAAATTTATCTATGACTCTACAAAGTCCGAGACTCTTCTATTTGCAATCCATTTTCCGGGGCTTCCTGCATCAGTTGTGAGGCTTACAGGGGCTGGTGATTGTTTGGTTGGTGGGACTCTTTCTTCTATTTGTGCGGGTTTGGATGTCATGCAAAGCTTGGCAGTTGGCATTGCAGCTGCAAAAGCTGCTGTTGAGGCAGAGGCTAACGTCCCCCATGTTCTTAATTTGGCTGCAATTGCAG GTGATGCAAGGTTGGTTTACTCTGCCGCCAAAGTTGTGTGCCAGGAATCAATTCTCTGA
- the LOC133823005 gene encoding uncharacterized mitochondrial protein AtMg00860-like produces MIEVKFLGHVISQEGIIVDPAKIDSILQWDRPNNITEVRSFLGLASYYHHFVEYFSQIVMPLTKLTRKDLKFVWDDSCEEAFKELKQRLTTTPVLTVPSSDEPYVVFTDASGTVLGGVLMQNGKSLKYLFTQRDLNLRQRRWVEYMEDYDFTLQYHPRKANVVVDALSRQPHGTLACLALEDWKRMITVGDYELEYCEGK; encoded by the exons ATGATCGAGGTCAAATTCTTAGGGCATGTAATATCTCAAGAAGGCATTATTGTGGATCCTGCAAAGATAGATTCTATCTTGCAGTGGGATAGACCAAATAACATTACTGAGGttcgaagttttcttgggttagcaagTTATTATCATCACTTTGTGGAGTATTTTTCTCAAATTGTTATGCCTTTGACAAAGCTAACAAGAAAAGATTTAAAGTTTGTGTGGGATGACAGTTGTGAAGAAGCTTTCAAAGAACTTAAGCAAAGATTGACTACGACGCCTGTTCTCACTGTGCCTAGTAGTGATGAACCGTATGTGGTATTCACTGATGCTTCTGGTACTGTTTTAGGAGGAGTTCTCATGCAAAATGGCAAG agtttaaagtatctcTTTACTCAAAGAGACTTGAATTTGAGGCAAAGAAGATGGGTCGAGTACATGGAAGATTATGATTTCACTTTGCAATATCATCCTAGAAAAGCAAATGTGGTCGTTGATGCATTAAGTAGACAACCTCATGGAACTTTGGCTTGTTTGGCTCTTGAGGATTGGAAAAGAATGATCACGGTGGGTGATTATGAATTAGAGTACTGTGAAGGAAAATAG
- the LOC133798629 gene encoding pseudouridine kinase isoform X1 — protein MDSTARRRLDCISHHLFLPYQPTHFLQPGLVSNGQLKVGEAEPVIIGGMVLDIHATPLIPASPRTTTPGMINYVLGGVARNVAECMSKLGTKPFMISVLGLDMAGNMLLDHWKSAELSTEGILRQDDIKTAVVSNIFDANGEVAAGVASVEAIEKYLTPDWIQKFKRNIHSAPVIMVDANLDLSALEASCQIAALSKTPVWFEPVSVAKSQRIVSVAKYVTFVSPNEYELISMANALSGGSVFSYSSFESDNIESLLQRLKPAIWVLLKNGIKIVVVTLGSKGVLLCSKGGPSFMRVGHEGYEQDISRRKLYKTVALDCPKFIYDSTKSETLLFAIHFPGLPASVVRLTGAGDCLVGGTLSSICAGLDVMQSLAVGIAAAKAAVEAEANVPHVLNLAAIAGDARLVYSAAKVVCQESIL, from the exons ATGGACAGCACTGCTCGCAGAAGATTGGATTGTATTTCTCATCACCTTTTCCTGCCATATCAACCCACTCATTTTCTTCAACCA GGATTAGTCAGTAATGGGCAATTGAAAGTTGGAGAGGCAGAGCCCGTGATCATTGGTGGTATGGTATTGGACATTCATGCCACTCCTTTAATCCCCGCAAGTCCCAGGACCACTACTCCTGGAATG ATAAACTATGTATTGGGTGGTGTAGCAAGAAATGTTGCCGAGTGCATGTCAAAGCTTGGAACAAAACCTTTTATGATTAGTGTCTTGGGTCTTGACATGGCAG GAAATATGTTGCTGGATCACTGGAAATCTGCTGAGCTATCAACTGAAG GAATTCTGAGGCAGGACGATATCAAGACTGCTGTTGTAAGCAACATATTTGATGCTAATGGAGAGGTGGCAGCTGGTGTTGCAAGTGTGGAAGCTATT GAAAAGTATCTTACACCAGATTGGATCCAGAAATTCAAGCGCAATATACATTCTGCTCCTGTTATTATGGTTGATGCAAATCTGGATCTTTCAGCTCTAGAAGCTTCTTGCCAAA TAGCAGCATTATCAAAGACCCCAGTGTGGTTTGAGCCTGTATCAGTTGCAAAATCTCAAAGAATTGTGTCAGTTGCCAAGTAT GTAACTTTTGTTTCACCAAATGAATATGAACTTATTTCCATGGCAAATGCTTTATCTGGTGGAAGCGTGTTTTCTTACTCTTCATTTGAAAGTGACAACATAGAATCTTTACTCCAAAGGCTAAAACCTGCAATATGGGTACTGCTAAAAAATGGTATCAAAATTGTTGTTGTGACACTTGGCTCAAAAGGAGTGTTATTATGCTCTAAAGGAGGGCCAAGCTTTATGAGAGTTGGTCACGAAGGATACGAACAAGATATTTCTAGAAGAAAGTTATATAAGACCGTGGCTTTAGACTGTCCTAAATTTATCTATGACTCTACAAAGTCCGAGACTCTTCTATTTGCAATCCATTTTCCGGGGCTTCCTGCATCAGTTGTGAGGCTTACAGGGGCTGGTGATTGTTTGGTTGGTGGGACTCTTTCTTCTATTTGTGCGGGTTTGGATGTCATGCAAAGCTTGGCAGTTGGCATTGCAGCTGCAAAAGCTGCTGTTGAGGCAGAGGCTAACGTCCCCCATGTTCTTAATTTGGCTGCAATTGCAG GTGATGCAAGGTTGGTTTACTCTGCCGCCAAAGTTGTGTGCCAGGAATCAATTCTCTGA